A stretch of the Bacillus licheniformis DSM 13 = ATCC 14580 genome encodes the following:
- a CDS encoding tail completion protein gp17: protein MATLKDIGVPVRFITYSGDEDTYILFYVYTVSDALSMEDEETFANHYVQISIFTKDPTKYSELEKEVKSRLKRAGFFRSNEQDLYENETELFHKVLRYGTTLNTEEE, encoded by the coding sequence ATGGCGACTTTAAAGGATATTGGCGTACCTGTTCGATTTATTACGTATTCGGGCGACGAGGACACGTACATTCTCTTTTATGTTTATACCGTATCTGACGCACTTTCAATGGAGGATGAAGAAACTTTCGCTAATCACTATGTTCAGATTAGTATCTTCACAAAAGACCCGACAAAATATTCAGAATTAGAAAAAGAGGTAAAGAGCCGGCTCAAACGAGCTGGCTTTTTTCGTTCAAACGAGCAGGACCTTTATGAAAACGAAACTGAGCTTTTTCACAAAGTCTTGCGTTATGGGACGACACTAAATACGGAAGAGGAGTGA
- a CDS encoding major tail protein — MAKGVRVGLKNIHFAKILTEDENGVTYDTPVKIGNAIEASITPNTNSETLYADDGPSEVESSLGETEVEIGIDQLSTTAQALLLGHTILSDGVLEKKETDIAPYGALLFESATTGGKSKLYALYKGRFQPQEESFATKGDSPEFQTDSISGVFVRRDHDKVWQRSVFTGDEGVKAEVIENWFKKVYEPTTSTP, encoded by the coding sequence ATGGCAAAAGGCGTACGCGTAGGTTTAAAAAATATACACTTTGCGAAAATTCTAACGGAAGATGAGAACGGAGTTACTTACGATACTCCGGTTAAAATCGGAAATGCGATCGAAGCAAGTATCACACCGAACACAAACAGCGAAACTCTATATGCTGATGACGGCCCTTCAGAAGTTGAATCTTCGTTGGGAGAAACGGAAGTTGAAATCGGTATCGATCAATTATCAACTACTGCACAGGCGTTGTTGCTCGGTCACACTATTCTTAGCGATGGTGTACTAGAGAAGAAAGAAACGGATATCGCACCGTACGGAGCGTTGCTTTTTGAGTCAGCTACTACTGGAGGGAAATCTAAACTTTACGCGCTATATAAAGGGAGATTCCAGCCGCAAGAGGAGTCTTTTGCAACTAAAGGAGATAGCCCAGAATTCCAAACAGACTCAATTTCTGGCGTATTTGTACGTCGCGATCACGACAAGGTTTGGCAACGTAGCGTATTTACGGGAGATGAGGGCGTGAAAGCAGAGGTTATTGAAAACTGGTTTAAGAAAGTTTACGAACCAACAACTTCTACTCCCTGA
- a CDS encoding fibronectin type III domain-containing protein — translation MKTGLRKFTNQQLLLPDAPQNLRYDSTTDSITVEWDPVDGATSYNVYRGADKKFAENVTQPKYVTTGMSPDTKLTINVTAANESGESPMSEIVTQTKMKIETES, via the coding sequence TTGAAAACTGGTTTAAGAAAGTTTACGAACCAACAACTTCTACTCCCTGATGCGCCCCAGAATCTACGGTACGACAGTACGACAGATTCTATTACAGTTGAATGGGATCCCGTAGATGGGGCGACTTCATACAACGTTTACAGAGGCGCAGACAAGAAATTCGCTGAAAACGTGACGCAACCTAAGTATGTAACAACCGGCATGAGTCCGGATACTAAACTCACAATTAACGTAACGGCTGCTAATGAGTCCGGCGAGTCTCCTATGAGCGAAATTGTGACACAAACGAAGATGAAAATAGAAACGGAGAGCTAA
- the gpG gene encoding phage tail assembly chaperone G — translation MQITLMIDGEEKVFQAPFVKGRMLREAIKLSKSSNFDDLDVEDLDALVGYVVRVYDEQFDIDQFYDGISSEKLIPTITETIQQVVGTVAVPNEQVGENKETEAQAIGEVKN, via the coding sequence ATGCAAATCACATTAATGATTGATGGTGAAGAGAAGGTATTTCAAGCACCTTTCGTAAAGGGGCGTATGTTGCGGGAAGCTATTAAACTTTCGAAGTCGAGCAACTTTGATGATTTGGATGTTGAAGATTTGGACGCATTGGTAGGTTACGTAGTCCGAGTTTATGACGAACAATTCGATATCGATCAATTTTATGATGGGATTTCTTCTGAAAAACTAATTCCTACAATTACGGAAACAATCCAACAAGTCGTTGGAACTGTAGCTGTTCCAAATGAACAAGTTGGCGAGAACAAAGAAACTGAAGCGCAGGCAATCGGTGAGGTA